The genomic segment TTCTCTTCTTTCCTGGCCAGCCTGTTGTAGAAAAGCGCTAAAGTTGACTCTATCCCGAACGCTTTTTTAAGCGCGTTCAACATCCGGTATTATTGGAACTCGTTCGTTTCTGCATCCATTTCCCACGTGTTGTGAGTGGGAAGCTTATGCCCCTCCAGGACGATGGACCTAGATCCTGGAACAATTAAAGTCCCAAGAACATAAGTTGGGAACTAAAAGGCCAAGGGTATTTGCAAATAAACTAATTCACCAAAATGGTTTTGAGACATCCGGGTTCATTGATTCAGAGCAATCAAGCCCGCTTCATCAATCAAGTTATCTACAGAATAGAGTATCACCTAGAATGTTCCCTATTGTTCatctctaccactaccactacctaaaTCCACCCTACACGGTGGTCGCGAACCTAACAAATACATGGTTGCGGAAACAACGTGGTAACAAAAATGATGAAAAAGAAATAAAGTAGTGACCAGAAAACTTACTGAGTGAATGTGGATTTGGAATTCGTTGAGGTACAGGCGACAATGCCAACAAAAATTCAGCCTTGGACCAGAGGAGGTGATACACCAGTTCGTTGACGCTCTCAGACAAATTGGCCGAGAAAAAGTTGTATTATTGATGAATGAAACAGGGCTTCGTCAGAAACAGATCGGCACAAAAATGCACTAACCGTCGGCGAAGTTTGTCGGCAACTTCAGACATTCAGGATTTTTAGCTCTCTACTCTCTAGTTTGAAAATATGGTATCAGTAAAAGTGTGGAAGGAAACCTActgaggtatttataggaagaaaatTTCTTGTTTAATCCAACGATCCACAATAAGAATGCCAAGGCAATCCTCATCCGACGATCCCAGATGGCGCAGAGGCATTAAATGGCCCAATCAAGAGTTAAATCGTGGATTCGTCAATCCACGATCCGCGCCTCCCTCATAAAACGGTCAACATTGAAAATCCCAAGATAATCCCCATCTAATGGCTCCGAATAATGCAGAAGCATTAAACAGCCCACTCGAGTGCTCAAAGCACTTTTCCGTATAGACGGGACACTTTGGGAAATGCGCTAACATCCATCAGTCACCTAGGTCATCAAAACATTTTCCCCAGATTTTTTAGGTGCGAGTGGTACAGACGTACCATTTACCTGGAGACACTTGTCCAGGACAGTGGCAATTCGAAGGGacgaggattgatcagttggcCTTTAAGTAAACAAACCTAGATTTAGGTGAATGAACCCGGGTCTTAGTAAATGAATCGGGACgtaggtaaatgaacccggatatAGGTGATTGATCCGGGATGAAGAAGGCAAGTCTCGACTGCATGAATGCATATGAAGACTTGGGGTgtaaatgttatccatattttcccttATACACGTGGCATGACCAAATGGGTTCCATGAGCTCTCAGGAGAGGCCCAAGCCACCCAGGGCCCAGTGAACACTAAGCAACCAATCCTTGTCGGTCCAAACCACGCCGAGCAAATAACTGGTGAGTAGCACGAGCATACTAAAGGGGTTGGAATTGAGATGCAGGCCTAGACCACCTTCTCGGGCACACCTAACCTCTATCCACTGAGATGTGAATTATGGTGGTGAACGATCCATTTCGGGAGACGAATCCCATCGAGTGGGATCCAAGTGAGGTCTTCGGGTCCATTGCCAATGCTTGAACCCACCATCAAGATGTCTGCCTTGGTAAATGAACTCGGGTCTTGGTAAACAAACCTAGacattggtaaatgaacctggaccACAGATCTGGGTAGAACAAGCCCAGTTTGTCCTACAGTTgacgtgtccccgagaaatccggcagttggtctccctaactaacctgcagaatgggGTATGCACGGAACATACAATGTTCCTAGAAAACGGTACTCCTACTACTCTGACATATCCTGTCCCCAAGtttgggcccagattagtccagcccaagtcacatgactgcttataaatagggtcattcgtGCACTGTAGCGAGGATCCCGATTTTCTCATGTAAGCAAAACGTtgctgaacttgcagaaaacctccattattaaactctctaaagcctaatactagtgactcagtaaacataaacatattgtgaatataaatataaataaggaATATTTGCAAATCCTACTAAATAATCCAAGATATTTAAACCAAAAAATCACAGTAAAAATGAATTTAAATAAgcttttaaataaaaaagatatttccataaattttctaatttattaggaaataaaaaagatatttccacaatttttctaataaatatacattgacaattttaaataaaaatatttaattattttcattggtttcttgtttttatttaaattataattaccTTTACCATGGCCTTTAAACAAGAGAGTGAACGTTTCCCTGGTTCTTCTTTAATTTTCTCTCCtcaataatatgattatattttaaGGTTTACAAAAACTTTTTTATGTATCATATATGATtggcttttttttattttttttttatttttgcctaatattcatatattttaatTAGAGCCTTAATTGTAAATTCAAATTGTAAATTCAAATAAGTGTTACAATGGACATTTAATTTGGATAtcttataaattttattttgtagaAAACTAACAATATTAGACAAAAGTGTtaagtctaaaaaaaaaaatctgttagttaaatatttattctatataaatatatatatatatatacagcgAAAGCAAATCTATAATAAAAGTAacactaattaattaaataaatccacatatatatatatacacacacattgcTTCAAACAATAATTCATtcgaaagaaagaaaaagaaaaaggagcaTTTCAAATCCTTAAATAAAATTAGACCTACCGAAAACATTtgtcttctatataaaaaattgtGTAGATAATGagattttttgtgttttaatagttttttatttattttttataaattttaatagaatattcttatatttaacataatatgtttatatttaatattataaatatgacttaaaattaaataaacaaattaaaataagatatttttgagatattttacaatgataattatttaaaaataatataaccatatattttataacttaaataaaatttaattaaacatattatatataatctGTTATTGACGctaacataaacttaaacaaagattaattaattaattaattaattaaaaaagtatatttttaacaaatttaattaattaaatcatatttatttaaaaataataaatatatacttatcatttttttatcttataaatttgtgtgatagtttgttttttattaagtaattagagctctttttcttcattaaattcactaaaggacattgtgagatatatTAGAAACAAAAAATATTGATACACGGTCTACACTATGACTtaatctattcttattttatttctatattattgtattttatagaTATTTcgtgtagccatgtaaatatatatttatggaaATGTCATAATTGtggagattattgatataaatatttttatattctattgaattataattcattctattatatatatatatatattttttttaaataacaacgaaccaatttttattaaaattataagtaatatttacaactttaaaactaagcaaacgtgtttTTCCCATTGCTTCtgccttgtatatatatatatatatttatttatttaccaaagaaaaaaaatagatataaaagtGAACATTTTAAAGATATTCCATATattttcctaaaaaaaattgagtaAAAAGTCTAATATTATAACAATTAAGTATTTTAACAATACATataagtatatttatatatatatattataaacaaaCAAACACGTAGTGGGAAGTGGGGGGATAAGTCACCCACAAAACAGGCTCATGTCTGTAATTTTTGAATAAAGTAGGGGTTTTTCTGGCATTTAGTCTACTTTCCTGCTGAAAAACTTTCTTCATTGAACTACACATTTAAACCTGTCCACATACATTCTAGTTCACCCCTAGTGTGTATATATACTCACACAGCTTCCCATTCCCCACTGAAATGATATAATAAGAGAGTAATATCAGTCAATTATTTAGTTATCACAACTTTAtaaagctatatatatatatatagtataaatACATATCCAATATATAAGTTCATGAGAGAAAACTAGCAGAGAAAAAGACAGAAAGAGACAAGTGAGCTAGCTGATTAGAAAAATGGAATGGAGGAAGTGTTATTTGGACGTAGTTCTAGTTCCACTGGGATTTTTAATGGTCACTTTTTATCATATATGGTTGTGGCACAAGGTCCGGACTCAACCGGAGAGCACCATCATCGGGATTAATGCTAGAGGACGTCGTTTCTGGGTTTCCTCTATTGTAAAGGTGCGCTTATTATTAACATACAAACACgtgtatgtatttattttcatgtactATACCCATATCACCATGACCATCTCATGATTAGCTACTGCCGGCCGATCCAACTAAATAATTTGAATATTATGGccatttgattatgattatatatctCTTACTTTTATAGTATGCTTAGATATAAATATATCTAAGGCTATTATTATAAGATGGAGTTAGACTAGGTGAAGGTTCCAAATATTATTTGGGATTTTTATACATACTCATTTCTAGAGATACATATACACGTACGTATATCTACACAATTGATAATGTTTCGGTTCaaaactgtatatatatatataaaccaaaTATCGATCTTATGTACTGTAAAGAGTCAAATCAGTTTTtctatacatataaatatatatatatatatataaaaagggtTAAGAATACTATATATGTAGGCCTGTTTAGTTGAGTTGTTGTCACACATATGAGATTACAGGCATATTTTGCTTTATTCGAAAATTTTACTTTACTATATAATGAAATGAGAAATGAATAAATTAAGGAataatatcatcatgcaatatatATAAAGCAACGATGACGACCCAAATAATTTCAGGGTGCCAGATGTGTCATCTCAAACATTTTAGTTGTTCTTCTCACAATATACGTTGGTTTGAGTGCATGGAACAGAGTATGACCCTGATTTTGTTTTATATCGTCTTTTGGCAACAACCAAAAGATCCCAGTTTATAAAGTTAGTAGTGGTGGCATACACACATAGTTGTCATCGATCACATTTCACATTTCGATATACCATATCATCGTCGTAAACTGCTATATCCACAATAATACAGaacaaacaaatatatatatatatatatatatatttaagaaaaCAGTGATCATGGTCGACACAGATAGATATAATATATACAAGGTCATGATATGTTAATTAATATAAACAGTTAAAAACTCAGTCACATGTTTTTCGTTAAAGAGTAGATGATTCACGAACTAATTATTATGCACAGTTTATATATTACGTTTTGTCACATTATTTGTTATATCTAGAAAAGTACTCCCACCCGTTATGTACTGCTCTAAACGCATCGATTTATTATGTTTCACTTAGCTGTTCAGCACTGATTAATTACCCACTACCAAAAAatttgtgaatatatatatatataaatatatacatgtgtcccgacaaaatatatatatatatatataaatatacatggtGTGTGAGTGTGCATGGCCTATTTATATGTTATATCCAAAAAAAATATCTCAGTCCTTGCATGCCGGTGATCTTGTTTTGGTTGTAGTCTGTTCTCCCACTTTGTTTATGTTGCATCACACGTCAGATACCTTTAACAACCCACTGCCAGGTGTGTTATCTAATAATTCTACCACCACTTCCATCTATATTATTCCTGCTTGCGTTTGACCATATTTATTAAGATGGCTACATAATGCATTTTCCAACATTTTAATCCCATATGACGTTGGAATTCCATTTATAATCCCGAAATCTTGATCAATAATTAGTTACATGAAAAACACTTGTAATAGTTTGGGGAGTAATTAAGACCCGAAGAAATAATTAATCGCTACGTACTTGATTAGAGAAGGTAACATTAGTATTAAttaaggaatatatatatatatatagctaattAAATTGTCTtccaaatatatattatatgagaAATAATTAATTgatcttttcaattattattttttttctttaataaatcaATTGGGTGAGCAGGATAATGATAAGAAAAACATTCTGGCCGTACAAACACTAAGGAACACAATCATGGGATCAACGTTAATGGCCACAACATCGATACTGCTATGTTCGGGTCTGGCGGCAGTTATAAGCAGCACATACAGCGTGAAGAAGCCACTAAACGACACCGTTTACGGGGCACACGGGGAGTTCATGGTAGCCCTCAAATACGTGACCCTTCTTACAATCTTTCTATTCTCTTTCCTTTGCCATTCCCTCTCCATCAGGttcatcaatcaggtcaacaTCTTGATCAACACTCCACAAGAAGACACGTCACCGGTCACCCCTTCCTACATTGCTGAGCTTTTGGAGAGAGGTTACATGCTCAACACTATAGGGAACCGCCTCTTCTACGCTGCCCTACCTCTGCTCTTGTGGATATTTGGTCCAGTTCTGGTTTTCCTATGTTCCGCTACGTTGGTTCCGGTTCTCTACAATCTTGACTTTGTATTCCCAACTACAAATAATAATAGTCGTAGTAgtactagtgatgatgatcatCATCATGAACAAAAGGGGAAAGTTATTAATGTTAGGGACTTCATCGTGTAAGAGAacaatccatatatatatatatatatatatatatatagagagagagagagagagagaacttacATATATAATTAATGATTGAAtaataaaagagaaaataaaatagttATCACGAGTTTAAGTGATTAATTTGAGTTTTTGAATAAACCAAATATTCCATGTAAACTTACGTACGTACTGCAACGATCTAATAATAATAACGTATAATAATGATTTGagatgtttaaatatatatatatatatatatatacactacgTATGTTTAAATAtgcttatttaaaattataaacattgtctgtttgtaattttaataaaaacaaatttactgtattttttaaatttatatataataaaataaattataattttataatatatataattatttatagtAATAATCTCTACCTTTAtcatatttaaatataatgttataatagatatatttacatgattataatatatatataatacaataatatttacaaaaaaattaataatagaaataaaaaaaaatcaaaagctaCGTAGATAGTaatatacatgcataaactatttttagaTCTCACAATATCTTTTagtaaatttgatgaagaaaaagagttttaattacttgataaaaaacaaactcacacaaatttataagataaaaaaaataatgtatgcctttattatttttaaataaatatgatttaattagttaaatatatttaaaatatcatttttcaattaattaattaattaatttctatTTAAGTTTATCTTTAAAATGTCatgtttaatataattttatttaagttataatatatatggtttcattatttttaaataattatcattgtaaaatatctcaaaaatatcatatttttatttgtttaattttttatttatttaattttatttaaatttaagtcatgtttacaatctaccgttaaatataagaatatttcgttaaagttaatggaaaaaaaataaaaatctgttaaaacaaagaatttctgttatctacacacttattatatagaagagatattaaaaaaaaagttgtcAATTCATGAATCTCCTTTTGATGGCACTCGAATCTATCTTAAATCAAATGGAgatcgtgtatatatatatatgttatcccTGAAAAATATGAGGATGAGGTGACGAGTGTGAATGCGTcatgtgacatcacaaatcaggaaaAAACGAAGAAGTATTGAGAAAAAAAcgacgggcaaaaaagataggtccaagacctatagggaagtcgaccaagcctataCCCCCTAGGTTGGTCGGtgtgacccctacccctaggggtggttggcctaagcaggcccaagagccctagggATGGTTGACCTGACCcttacccctaggggtggtcagcgtAAGCATgcccaagagccctaggggtggtcgtcTTGACCCCTACCCAAGCGAtggtcggccccagtatgcccaaggaccgctaggggtggtcggcctgatcatgtaacagcccctggggactataaataaaggacctagggcttcatttcaaaatatggttttttctggaatttttgagatccgaagaacatttggggagaaattctgggcaaataaaaaacgagtgaatacttttgttcatcagtgtaattgtcaagtgattcaatactaaaagctaagtggattaggttattaatgTTCATTAGAACAGGgtagaaccactataaaatttctatgtatttacttaagataatcgtactctatcatttattctatttatttcattcaaaaggtgtcgtatactgtacatacgactgttggccaatttcacaggtcaatattttggtgctttcattcagagtacgaaatcaagaaacacactttcatcattttttcgatgcctccaaaatccagtcagacCAAGAAGACTGCTCCTAGGGATTCTaccacccaggatcccatagatcccgttaacaaacctcaggtggaggttggagatcaacctgatgcgaaAGATCCACAAGACGCTCACCAGGAGGAtatggcgcaatttctggcgaggcgGGAGGCCTTTGTTGCAGAAATTGCCGTTCAGAGGGTGACTATGGAATGGCAATGACAGGAGACAGATGAGCAAGTCCAATGATTGATCCAGAGGGAGTTGGAAGCTGACCGGAGACACCAGGAGGTTGTTGTGGCCTTGGTggcggctactcagttagcctgagctaacgttgaagctgctgctcaggcggtgagggaggctcaggccaaagtagcAGGAATGCGAGAAAAAAATAACAGAGAGTCCAGGGGAAGAGTAGGACCACAAGGACACTCTCATAACCACTTTCCCAGAgataggatgaagaggcacagtccaagactgcctcctccatgactaagaagaataagaATTCATCTCGaagtaggagtattaccaacccaaaggccccctcccaggCGGACCGATGAAAATACGCagaagatgagggtcaaacatctgagaggcatgacagaatggaaatggccgctcaaaatctcaaagtcatgtaggaggagaggctcgggggcagggtcgcaccgacaggggcaaggcggacctaccacccctacaaccccggtctcgcaagggaaaggaaccgcTGAATAACGCCAATATTGTGTTTgataggctggggaaagatgcacaacctcaagaTTTGAGGGAaatcatcaacaggaggaccagtgctcaggagggggtaccagtgacatctaccccacctggagcagtaATCCCACCAGTAGTGTAGtctcaaatagatgcacttgtTATGATTGTTtagggtctaacaaagaaaccttcaaaCATCGAGATGGCTCATGGAAGTGGGAGTCCTTTcaatgccaagatccaagctgcccaaccaccaccgaaatataagaccccgaaacttcctacatacactgggaaggaggacctagTATGACCCAGTTCGAGGATCCAAATGGAGTTACTTGGTGTGGAGCATGACTATAGGTGTAGGGTAtaccctaccactctctctgacttagctcaggaatggtattggaaattcaaacctagatccatcacttcctgggagcagttcaggaaagAATTCTGGAAGGTCTTTAGTGTCAGGCGGATTCaactagtttatgccaatcagtttGCTGACATCAAGctagggaaagatgaatccctaaAAGACTatattcaaagattcatgagagaggcaaaccgagcatccacgataggagatgaagggaagttcgttgccatctcggtaggaataatttatcgtagtcctttgtgggatagtatacacaggaaccctatcaacaccttgtagg from the Humulus lupulus chromosome X, drHumLupu1.1, whole genome shotgun sequence genome contains:
- the LOC133804922 gene encoding uncharacterized protein LOC133804922, which translates into the protein MEWRKCYLDVVLVPLGFLMVTFYHIWLWHKVRTQPESTIIGINARGRRFWVSSIVKDNDKKNILAVQTLRNTIMGSTLMATTSILLCSGLAAVISSTYSVKKPLNDTVYGAHGEFMVALKYVTLLTIFLFSFLCHSLSIRFINQVNILINTPQEDTSPVTPSYIAELLERGYMLNTIGNRLFYAALPLLLWIFGPVLVFLCSATLVPVLYNLDFVFPTTNNNSRSSTSDDDHHHEQKGKVINVRDFIV